The following DNA comes from Hahella chejuensis KCTC 2396.
GAAGCAAAGCCATGGAGAATCATTTTCTGAGCCAAAGAAAATCACCTTAAAGCGTAAGACCACTACTACGCTGAAGGCATCAGGAACTGGGGCTAATCGGTCTATTAACGTTGAAGTGCGTAAGAAGCGCACCTACATCAAGCGCAGTGAAGCTGTTAACGATATAGATGCGCAGAAGCAGCAGGATATACAAAGGGCTGCTGAAGAAGCGGCAGCGAAAGAACGAGAAACTGAAGTTGAAGTTGCGCTTCAGAATGAGCCGGGCATGGAAGCTACTGCTGAGGTTGTTGAAAGCGTGCAGCAGGAAGCGGCGAACATGGATACTCAAGAAGCTGAGGCAGCGCCCCAGGCGTCGGTCGATGAGTCAGTTAGCGCTACAACTGCTGGCGGCAGTCAGGAGAAAGCTGGCGTAGCAGCTGACCAGGAAGCGGAAGATGCTCAAAAGTCAGAAGCAAGAAAAACGTCTAAACATAGACGTAATAAAGAAGACTCAGAGGTGCGTCGCGAGCCTGCCGATGCTGAAGACCTTAAGCGTCGTGAGAAGCATAAGCCCAAGCCTGCTCCTCAACTCAAGTCTTCAAAAGTCATCGCAATTGAAGAAGATGACTCAAGTGAAGAAGCCCCAAGACGGGCTCGCCAACGTAAAAAGAAGAGCAAAGTGGTTCAGGACCGTTCTGTCCAGCCAATTGTTCGGGAGGTTGTGATTTCGGATACTATTACAGTCGCAGAACTAGCCCAGAAAATGTCCGTGAAAGGCGTGGAAGTTATCAAACGTCTGATGGGAATGGGGATCATGGCGACTTTAAATCAGTCAATCGATCAAGATGTCGCTCAGCTGGTTGCTGAAGAAATGGGGCATAAAGTCAAACTGCTTCAAGAAGATGCAGTGGAGACAGAAGTGTTGGAATCCATTTCTTTCGAAGGCGAATCAAAATCGCGTGCTCCAGTCGTCAGTGTCATGGGACATGTCGACCACGGTAAGACCTCTTTGCTTGACTATATTCGTCGCGCGAAGGTAGCCGCTCAAGAGTCTGGTGGGATTACTCAGCATATTGGCGCGTACCACGTAGAAACTCCTCGTGGAATGATTTCGTTTCTGGATACGCCTGGCCATGCGGCGTTCACCGCCATGCGCGCTCGCGGAGCGCAGTGTACTGATATTGTTATTCTTGTTGTCGCTGCGGATGACGGTGTTATGCCGCAAACGCAAGAAGCAGTTCAGCACGCGAAAGCGGCCGGCGTGCCTCTTGTAGTGGCTGTTAACAAGATGGACAAGGAGCAGGCAGACCCCGACCGTGTTAAGAATGAGTTGTCCGCTCTTGACGTTATCCCTGAAGAGTGGGGGGGCGATGTTCAGTTTGTCCCCGTGTCCGCTCACACTGGCGATGGCATTGATGACCTTTTGGAAGCAGTGCTGTTACAGTCAGAAATGTTGGAGTTAACAGCGGTGCCTGACGCGCCAGGTAAAGGCGTGGTAATTGAATCCAGTCTGGACCGTGGCCGCGGTTCTGTCGCAACTGTTCTTGTCCAAAACGGAACTTTGCGTCATGGCGACATCGTTTTGGCCGGTGAATACTATGGTCGCGTAAGGGCCATGGTGAACGAAAATGGTCAGAATGTTCAGGAAGCAGGCCCATCAATCCCTGTGGAAATTCTAGGGTTGAACGGTACCCCGGATGCGGGCGATGAATTCATCGTTGTGCCTGATGAGAAGAAGGCTCGTGAAGTTGCTGAATTCCGTCAAAATAAAGAGCGTCAAACTCGTCTTCAGCGCCAGCAGGCAGCAAGCCTTGAAAACCTGTTTGAAAATATGGGTAAAGGCGGCGTAAAAGAGCTGAACATTGTTTTGAAGACTGATGTGCGTGGTTCCTTGGAAGCGTTAATCGGGGCCTTGGCGGAGATTGGTAATGAAGAAGTTCAGGTTAAGATCATAGCGAGTGGCGTTGGCGGTATTACTGAAACTGATGCCAACTTAGCGCTTTCCACTCAGGCGATCATAGTGGGCTTCAATGTGCGTGCAGACGCAAGTGCTCGTAAGATCGTTGAAAAAGAAGGTATTGAACTTCGTTACTATAGTGTCATCTATAACATTATTGACGATGTTAAAAAGGCGCTGACCGGTATGCTGGCGCCGGAGTTCCGGGAAGATATTGTTGGCACGGCAGAAGTGCGCGATACATTCAAGAGCCCGAAGTTCGGTCAGGTTGCAGGTTGTATGGTTCTCGAAGGCGCTGTCTATCGCAACAAGCCAATTCGAGTTCTGCGCGACAACGTGGTTATTTTTGAAGGTGAGCTTGAGTCTCTGCGTCGCTTCAAGGATGACGTAGCGGAGGTGCGCGCAGGTACTGAATGCGGTATTGGCGTTCGCAACTATGAAGTTAAAGTTGGCGATATTATCGAAGTATTCGACAAGATAAGGGTCGAGCGTTCTCTGTAACGCTCTCCGTGTCTTGCGTAGTCGCTGCATGCATGCAATTAAGAGTAAAGATATAGATGGCTCGAGAGTTCAGTCGATTAGACCGGGTTGCGGAGCAGATTCAAAAAGAGCTCGCGCAACTGATTCAAAGGGAATTGAAGGATCCACGCTTGGGAATGGTGACAGTAAACAGCGTTAAGGTGAGCAAGGATCTCTCATATGCGGATGTATACGTAACCGTTCTAAACCTTAAGGACGTGGAAGATGATGGCGATGCTTCTAAAGCATCTCTAAAAGTCTTGGAGAGTGCTGCAGGATTTTTGCGTTCGGAATTAGGGCGCGCCATCAAACTGAGAGTCATGCCCCAACTTCGGTTTCATTACGACGCTTCCGTCAGTAATGCTCAACGTTTAGGGGCGTTGATTCAAAAGGCGCGGGCCAAAGATAGCAGCGCTTCTGACTCTAGTGACGACAGTCACAACTGAGGGTAGAGTCGGCGGTGGCGAGACGTAAGAAAGGTGCGCCTTTAAATGGAGTAATGGTCGTTGATAAGCCGCAAGATTGGACGTCCAATGCTGTATTGCAAAAGGTTAAGTACGCGCTGAACGCGCAGAAAGCGGGTCATACGGGCGCTTTGGATCCTCTAGCGACAGGGGTTTTACCCTTGTGCTTTGGTGAAGCTACAAAGTTTAGCCAATTGCTGTTGGACTCTGATAAAGAGTATGTTACGTGCGCCTATCTTGGCCGTACTACAACCACTTCTGATGCTGATGGCGATATCATAGCGGAGTCGCCTGTTCCTGGCCTCTCTGTTTCTGATCTGGAAAGTGTCCTTGGGAAATTTAGGGGGAATCTAAAGCAGATTCCCTCAATGTATTCAGCTTTAAAGCATAAAGGCACTCCCCTTTACAAGCTTGCCCGGCAGGGGATAGAGGTAGAGAGGGAAGCCAGGGATATCATCATTCATGAGCTTGAGCTCCTAGACTACACTCCTCCTTTTTTGCGTTTACGGGTTCTCTGCAGTAAGGGAACCTATATTCGTAACCTAGTGGAGGATATCGGTCAGGTTTTAGGTTGTGGAGCGCATGTAATGGAATTGCGTCGTACACGTTGCGGACCATTTTCGCTGGCGGATAGCGTTGAGTTTGTTTCATTTGCTGATGAAAGCGGACGCCAAGCCGCGGCGGAGAAGTATAAAGAACGTTTGCTGCCCATAGATTCGTCTGTCCAACAGTTCTCCGAAATAATTTTGGACGAGGCTAATACAGGCTCGATTATCCAGGGGCAAACGGTTAAAATATCGCCTCTCTCAAGCGAGGGGAAGGTTCGTCTGTATACTAACAGGCGTCATTTTATCGGCTTGGGAGAAGTGATGAGCGATGGAACGGTTAAGCCCGTTCGGTTGCTCAATGTGAGCGCGCTTAGCGCTGAATGAATGGGGCGGCTGTTAATATGCGCGGTCGTTTCCGCATTAATCGCATATTTGGAGAAAAATCATGGCATTATCTGCTACCGAAAAGTCGGTTATTGTTAAGGAATATCAAGTAAAGGAAGGGGATACTGGTTCTCCTGAAGTTCAAGTTGCTCTGTTGACTGCTAATATCAACAAGTTGCAAGATCACTTCCAGGCGAACAAGCATGACCACCACTCGCGTCGCGGGCTGATTCGTATGGTTAACCAGCGTCGTAAGTTGCTTGATTACCTGAAAGGCAAAGATACCCAACGTTATGTTGACCTGATCCAGAAGCTGGGTTTGCGTCGCTAAGAAGACAAAGGTATTGCTTTAGTATCCGGGGTATCAAATGTTTGATACCCCGTTACTTTTTGAGGAACCTCCGATTTATTCGATACTTGATGATTTTCAAAGAGCTTCGCGCTCAATGAGATGAAGCAAGAGGGGCTGGCGCTGACGGACGTTTTCCGCACACCTTGCTCCTTAAGTGTTGGAGAAGTCTGTGGTCTTGTTGAGAGATCGAATAAATCAAAGGTTCCTTTGTTGGGTATCTAAGGCTCGAATCGGTAAGTAGCAGCTGATTCCGGATTAAAATTTAAGCGTAAAAATTAAAAAACACTCGTAAGGAGTCAAAGTGAACCCAGTTCGTAAAACATTTCAATACGGCAACTCAACAGTCACTCTGGAAACTGGCCGTATAGCTCGCCAGGCTACTGGAGCCGTGTTGGTGACAATGGACGATACTGTTGTTTTGGTCACCGCTGTTGCAGAAAAAGAAGCTGTTCCAGGTCGTGATTTCTTTCCTCTTTCTGTTCACTATCAGGAAAAAACCTATGCAGCTGGGCGTATTCCAGGCGGTTACTTTAAGCGTGAGGGGCGTCCATCAGAGAAAGAAACTCTGACTTCCAGATTGATCGACCGCCCCATCCGCCCGCTGTTTCCAGATGGTTTCATGAATGAAGTACAAATCATTTGTACTGTTATGTCAGCAAACAAAGATGTCGATCCAGATATCGCCTCCATTATTGGCGCGGCGGCTGCGTTGGAAATTTCCGGCGTTCCCTTCCAAGGTCCACTGGCGGCTGCGCGCGTTGGTTACACTGACGAAGATGGTTACCTGCTGAATCCTGGCTTCAAGGCAATTGAAAACTCTAAGTTGGATATGGTTGTCGCAGGTACCGAAGATGCGGTTCTGATGGTTGAGTCGGAAGCGAAAGAGTTAACAGAAGACCAGATGCTTGGCGCAGTATTGTTCGCTCACCAGGAAATGCAGGTGGCTGTGCAGGCGATTAAAGAGTTTGCTCAGGAAGCTGGTAAGCCTAAATGGGATTGGCAGGCGCCGGAAGTTAATGCTGAACTTTTGGAGGCCTTGAAGGCCAAATTTGCCGGCTCTATCGGTGAAGCTTATGGCATCCGCGTTAAAGCTGATCGTTACGCTAAGTTGGGCGAGCTTCGTCAACAAGCGGAAGAAGAGCTGGCGGGTGAAGAAGAAGGCAAGTTTGAAGCTGAACTGGTCAAGAAATACTTCAGCAAGCTTGAGAAGGCTTGTGTCCGTCAGAATATTATTAAGGGTGAGCCACGTATTGACGGTCGTGATACCAAAACGGTTCGTGACCTGAAAATTGAAGTTGGCGTACTGCCGAACACCCACGGTTCCGCATTGTTTACGCGTGGAGAGACTCAGGCTCTGGTAACAGCGACTCTGGGTACTATGCGTGATGTATTGATGGTGGACGCGTTGGAAGGTGAGAAGAAAGACTCATTCATGTTCCACTATAACTTTCCTCCATACTCTGTGGGTGAAGCATCCCGAGTTGGCGGTGTAGGTCGCCGCGAGATCGGTCATGGTCGTTTGGCGCGTCGTGGCGTACAAGCGTTGATGCCGAATCTTGAGGAATTCCCCTACGCAGTACGCTGCGTCTCTGAGATTACAGAGTCAAATGGCTCTAGCTCAATGGCCAGCGTATGCGGCAGCAGCCTGGCTCTGATGGATGCCGGTATTCCTGTTAAAGCTCCAGTTGCAGGCATTGCAATGGGCTTGGTCAAAGAAGGCGACAGCTTTGCTGTATTGACTGATATCCTGGGTGATGAAGATCACTTGGGCGACATGGACTTCAAAGTAGCGGGAACCGAAAAAGGTGTTACCGCTCTGCAAATGGATATCAAGATCAACGGCATTACCGACGAAATCATGGAAATTGCGTTAGAGCAAGCTCTGCATGCGCGACTCCATATCCTCGGTGAAATGAATAAAGTGATTTCCGAACCACGAGACTCCGTTGCAGATAACGCGCCGAAGATGGAAACCATCAAGATCGATCCGGATAAAATCCGTGACGTTATCGGTAAGGGCGGCGCCACTATTCGTTCTATCTGTGAAGACACAGGCGCTTCTATCGATATCGACGACAATGGTACTGTGCGTATTTACGCGGAAAGCAAGCTGGCGGCGGATGAGGCTATTTACCGTATCACCGAGATCACGGCTGAAGCGGAAGTTGGTAAGCTGTATCGCGGCAAGGTTGAGCGTATTGTTGAGTTCGGCGCGTTTGTAAACATCCTGCCCGGTAAAGACGGTCTGGTGCATATTTCTCAGATCGCGCAAGAACGTGTAGAGAACGTCACTGATTATCTTAAAGAAGGTCAGGAGGTCGTTGTTAAGGTGCTGGATATTGACGCTCGTGGCCGTATCAAACTTTCTATGAAGGAAGTGACTGAAGACGAAAAAGCTTCAATGGCTGGTTAATTCCTCTCTTCCCAAGAAAAGCCGCTCTATGCGGCTTTTTTTATGCCAAATTTAAAGTGGCGAGCGCTTGGGATTGGCGAGAAAGTTCAGTAATACCTGGCGATATTCTGCAATGCTAAAGGTAGCTGTGTGAGGGGTATTGGTGCTTAAGAAGTACTTTGGGTCGCCTGCGTGCTGAAATACTCTCTCGCCGTGGTGATAAGGGATGATTTGGTCAGAGACGCTGTGAATCATCAACAATGGGACTGGTGAGATATTTCCAACGTAATCCTCTGGGTCATAATTCGCAGGAAGGATATAGGAAAAGGGATATTGAAAGGCCCAGGTCAGCCACCCTGCTGCAAGTTTTTCTCGTGCGATCTCCCTTAGATCGCTAAAGGGAGCGTCGGCGATGACCGCGGTGGGTTTATCCGCATGAGGGGGCATCTGTCCTACAAAATTAATGCTCAGCACTGCGCCGATGCTTTGTCCAAGTACAAAGAATGGCGTGTTTGCACCTGGATATCGTGTTTTCAACCATTCGTAACCTGTTTCTACGTCGCTAAGAGCGCCCGCCATCTCTGGCTTGCCAGAGGATAAGCCAAATCCACGGTAGTCCAGACAAAATACCTCATAGCCCTGTTGCGGAAGCCATAGTACGTTGCCGCAATGAGTACTGATATTTTCTGCATTGCCATGCAGGAAATAGACTACGCCTCGCAATGGAGGAGAGGCCTGAAGCAGCCATCCATGAAGACGCTCGCCATCAGGTGTGTTGAGATAAATGTTCTCATATCGAACTTGCGCTTGATCGGGGGTGCGATAGATATGCTTGTCTGGGTAGAAAAGCAGTCCACTACAAGCGCTAAGAAAAAGCAGCGCCCCTAACAATCCAAGTTTGAAAACGGCGTTAGCAAGAGTATTAAATTTATCTGATGTGACGTTCACAATTTGATCTGCCTGTATACCTGAACTAGGCTTACCTCGGGCCATGTAATGGCGCCAAGTCTGTACGCCCTGGTGAGAAATGACCAAGCGTTTCTGTTTCAGCATAGCTGTTTGATGTCTATTTCAGAAAGAGTTTGTCACAACTCGGTTTTCGAGTTGGTTGGCGTTTGTTGCCAGGATGGGCGCTGATACTTGCACAAATAGTACGCGACGAGAATAAGCTAACGTTGAAAGAGGAATCGTTATGAGAAAAATGATGCTCGCTGTTGGGTTTTTGTCGATGACATCCGGCGCTTTTGCTGAAGCCCCTGGGGGACCGGATTGTGGATGGGGCAACATGCTGTTCGCAGGAGAAAGTGGACTGCCTATCCATCTTTTGGCCACCATTACTAATGGCACTTCAGGTAATAACACATTTGGCATGACCTCCGGAACCAATGGATGTTCTGCTAATGGCGTGCTGACCTATGGCGGATCGCCGTTAGTCAACCTCACGCCAATCATGGATGAGTTTTCTGAGGACGTGGCGCGAGGTCATGGAGACGCCTTGACCACCGTTGCTGTCGCGCTGGAGGTCAAGCAGGAAGACCGCGCACGCTTTAACCAGGTTATGCATGATAATTTTAATCAGCTGTTCCCAAGCGAAAGTGTAACGGCGGAGCAGGTGATGCAGTCCGTCATGGATGTGATGAAGACCGACGCAAGGCTTTCCAAGTACGCCGCTTGAAGTCAAAACATGAAGCGACGCCCGGTAGTCCGGGCGTTGATTCGTTTTTCTTAACCCCTGCTGATCAAGAGCGCATGTCGCCCTATGCGGATTATGCATTTCCTGTCCGTTGCTTTTTCTACCATGTTTCTTTTTATCAATACCGTATTCGCCGCTTCTCCTGGAGTTGTTGATGATTTGACTCACTCACAAACATCGCTCAAAACCTTGGCGGCATCTTCGGAATGGCTGGGTTTATTACACTTTCGCCCCGACTCTCTGAGCCCAACGGGTTATTCAAGTTTCATTGACGATCCCGGCTTTTTCCTGGCGGAAACGGGAAAGACCGATGCAGAGGCGGAGCTTGAGGAAACCTTGCAGTTAATGATGAGCGAGGATTCATATATTAGAGAAAGCACATCCTGCCGTTTTCCTTTGCGCAAGCAGTGGCTTGAGGCGCAACTCCCGAATATTTCCGCTTTGAGGGCGCCTTCAACATGCCCTGAATATCTTCAATGGCGCGAGGAGGTAAACGCGTCCCAAGTCTCTCTGATCTTCCCAGCCGCCTATTTGAATAGTCCATCATCAATGTTCGGACATACCTTTCTGCGATTTGATCCCGCCGACGTTGAAGACGACTCAGAATGGTTGTCTTGGGCGCTAAACTTTGGGGCGACTATTAATGGCGACGACAACTCCATTTTCTTTGCATATCGAGGTTTAGCCGGCGGTTACCCCGGACAGTTCAGCATGATGCGTTACTTCGAAAAGATCAAAGAGTACAGCTACATGGAAAATCGGGACATGTGGGAGTATCGCCTGAATCTGAGTCCCCACGAAGTAGAGCGCATGTTGATGCATCTATGGGAGTTGAAAGACGTGCGTTTCAAGTACTATTTTCTGGATGAAAACTGCGCTTTTCGTCTTCTTGAGCTACTGGAAATTGCAAGGCCGTCTGCGCCATTGACATCGAAGTTTCCTTTGACTGCAATTCCAGCAGACACCGTGCGTGCAGTTATCGAAGGCCGTTATGTGGCGGAACGGCGCTACCGTCCCTCGGAGGCTGTGCTTTTGCAGGAAAGAATACGCCAACTGGCTGACTCTGAAAGAGAGCTGGCCTATAAGGTCGCGACAGATCCAGAGATGATGGCGTCAATGGACTTCAGCGCTTTACCATCTTCCAGGCAGGGCGCCGTTGCGCAGACGGCGTATAGCTACACTCGCTATGAGCAGAGAAAGACGCAAAGGAGTCCGGAACTGGCGCGCCGTAGCTTTAAATTATTGCAGCGGATAAGCCAACTTCCAGCGGATAGCGTTGCGCCAGAAATCCCTGAGCCGCCCGAAACCGGGCATGGCAGCACGATGGCCGCCATTGGGGGCGGCAACCGTGATGGCGACGCGTTTACTCAGATTCAATTTCGCTACAGCTATCATGACTTGTTGGACCGTCAGCAAGGGTATCCCCGAGGCGCTCAAATAATCGCTGGCGACGCCCAGTTGCGTAATTACGAAAATGACGGCTGGGAGCTGCATCGCTTTGACGTGATTAATATTATTTCTCAGTCCCCTGTGAACAAGTTTCTACGTCCGTTGTCATGGAAAGTGCAGGCGGGTTTCGAACGAGTCTGGAGTGACGTCGGCAGTGACAAAGCTTACCAAATAAACGCTGGAGCTGGACGCAGTTATAACGTGACGGAAAGTTGGAGCTTATTTGGCTTTTTGACTGCGCGCCTGGAGCATGATCCAGATTATAAAGCCTGGATAGACCCGGCTGCAGGAACAAGCGCAGGCTATTTATTGAATTTGCCTTGGGGCTTTCAGTCCGCGAGAGTGGAAGGGGAGTACTTTGGCAGCGATGAAATACGCTATCGCGGTGTGCTGGAGCAGAACTTCGATTTGGCGCAGAACCATGCTTTCAGGGCGCACTTGTTCCAAGAATGGAATCGCAGTGACGGAAGGTGGGAAGCTGGGGTCGCCTACAGATACTACTTTTGAAAGGCGGCGTACAGCTTAGCCTGTAGCGCCGCCGGATAGAGAGGAGCGTGGCTTTTAGCCCCCCAAGTAAGCTTTGCGGACGTCTTCGTTCACCAAGAGATTCGCGCCAGTATCCTGCAGCACGACTTTGCCGTTCTCCAGTACATAGCCGCGATCAGCTAAGCGTAACGCCTGGTTGGCGTTCTGCTCTACCAGGAAGATGGTCATGCCTTCCTCTCTGAGCTTGCCGATGATTTCAAATATCTGATTGATGATGATCGGCGCTAAACCTAGTGAGGGCTCATCCAAAAACAGCATTTTGGGATGGCTCATCAATGCGCGGCCAATCGCCAGCATCTGCTGCTCTCCGCCGGACATTGTGCCTGCACGCTGACTATGGCGCTCACGTAACCGTGGAAACAGGTCATACACATATTCCAGCGTACGCACAAAGTCGCTCTTGTCAGAGAAGAAAGCGCCCATCTGCAGGTTTTCCATCACTGTCAGTCCGGAGAAAACGCGACGTCCCTCCGGCACAATAGCGATGCCGCCACGCATGATATCGGACGTTGGCGTCTCGGTGATGTCCTGGCCCATGAACGTGATGCGGCCTTCACTGGCTCTGGGGTCGCCACAGACCGTCATTAGCAGGGTGGTTTTACCTGCGCCGTTTGCGCCGATCAGAGAGACGATCTCACCTTGGTTTACCTCCAGGCTGATGCCGTGGAGAGCCTCGATTTTGCCGTAATGGGTATAAACATTCTCGAGTGTAAGCATTAGTCTTCTCCCAGGTACGCCTTGATGACATCTTCGTTCGTTTTAATTTCATCTGGCGTGCCATTGGCCAAAGGCGTGCCTTGGCTGACGACATAGATGCGATCAGAAATGCCCATTACCAGCCCCATATCGTGCTCAATCAGCAGGATGGAGACATTGTAGTCATGCTTCAGGCTGACTATCAGCTCGTCAAGGTCCCGCGTTTCTTTCGGGTTCAAGCCGGCAGCAGGCTCGTCAAGCATCAACAGATCCGGGCCCGTCACCATGCAGCGGGCGATCTCCAGACGACGCTGCTGGCCGTAAGCCAGATTTCCCGCTTCACGGTTTGCGAGGGGCAGGAGGTCCACTTTCTTCAGCCAGTAAGCCGCTTTTTCCATGGCTTCACCTTCCTTTTTACGATAGGAAGGCGTCTTTAACAGACCGGAAAGCAGGTTGGTGTTGACGTGCCGGTGTTGCGCCACCAATAGGTTTTCGATAACCGTCATACGGTTGAACAGGCGTACGTGCTGAAACGTACGCACCATTCCAAGACGGGAAATCTTGAAGTCGGGCAGGCCCTGAACAGGTTTACCCTTGAATGTAATTTGCCCTGAAGTCGGCTTATAGAAGCCGGAGATGCAGTTAAATACAGTCGTTTTACCTGCGCCGTTCGGGCCGATAATGGAAATGATTTCCCGTTCGTTGACGTCCAGCGACACGCCGTTTACTGCGAGAAGGCCGCCGAACCTCATGGATAAATCGCGAACAGACAGCATTGTCCTACTCCTGTTTCAACTGCAGATGTGGGCGTTTCATTGGGATCAGGCCTTGCGGACACCAGATCATCATCAACACCATGATCATGCCGAAAGCCAGCATACGATACTCCTCGAATCCTCGGGTCAGTTCCTGAAGCAATACCACTAACACAGCTGCAATCATAACTCCGATTTGAGAACCCATACCGCCAAGAACAACGATTGCGAGAATGATTACTGATTCCATGAATACAAATGATTCTGGACTAATATGTCCTTGACGGGCTCCATATAATGAGCCTGCGAAGCCAGCAAAAGCTGCGCCAATAGTGAAGGCTGACAGCTTAATTGCTGTACGATTCAAGCCCAGTGAACGACAGGCGATTTCATCCTCTCGTAGTGCTTCCCAAGCGCGCCCGACTGGCATGCGAATCAGTCTTCGAACGATAAGTATAGTTGCGAGGGCAAGTGCTAAGGCTATGAGGTAGAGTACGACTACTTTAAGTGACGAGTCGTAAGGTACCCCGAAAAACTCATGGTAGGGCACATTGCCCTCACTCGCTCTGCGGCTGAATTCCAAGTTCACCACAGCTACCTCGGGGTTGGTCTGAATCATAGGTATAGTGGGCTTAGGGATGCCGCCAATGCCGTTGGGACCTCCAGTCAAACTGGTCAGGTTATTCAAGAGAATGCGGATGATTTCCCCGAAGCCTAAAGTCACGATGGCGAGGTAGTCGCCTCGTAACCTCAATACCGGGAAGCCTAATAGGAAGCCGAATGTTGCCGCAAGCAACGCTCCGATAGGCAGACACACCCAGAATGACAGGCCAAAGTATTGCGACAACAGAGCGTAGCTGTAAGCGCCGACTGCATAGAAAGCGACATACCCTAGGTCCAATAACCCCGCCAGACCTACTACGATGTTCAGTCCGAGACCAAGAATAACGTAGATTAGCGCGAGTGTGGCGATGTCCGACCAGATGCGTCCAGTGTTGAATGGAATAAGAATCGCGGCAATTAATAATGCGACGAAAAAGACTTTACCTGCCAATCCACGCTTTTCTTCGGGCGGCATTAATTTCGTAAAGAGGTTCTTTTTAGGCTTTATTACCGTGATTGCCGATACAAGTTGCGCCCTAAATAACTGTGTGAAAAACACTGTTATCGCAGCAAAAGAAATGTATATGTAAGTACTGAAAGAAGCCCCGGCAATGACTAATTTTGTGCCTTCGTGGGTTAGTTTTAGCCCGAGAATGGGAAACGCTAGAATGAGCGTAACTACTGCTGTGAATAAAGCAAACGGCAGATTCTTGCGCATTAGATTTTCTCCACTTCCGGCTTGCCGAGAAGCCCAGTGGGCTTAAATAGCAATATCAATACTAAAAGAGCAAAAGATACGACGTCTTTGTATTCAGTGCTGAAATAAGCTGCAGTCATACTCTCAGTAATGCCAAGTATAATACCGCCAAGCATTGCTCCTGGAATGCTCCCTATTCCGCCAAGGACTGCTGCGGTAAATGCCTTGAGACCAGCAATGAAACCGACCATGACATTAACAACACCGTAGTACATACCCAGTAATGTCCCCGCGACAGCGGCTAAAGCGGCTCCGATTACAAATGTGGAGGCAATAACCCTATTCGTGTCGATACCCAACAGGTTGGCCATTTTCAAGTCTTGAGCCACTGCACGACAAGCTCTGCCCATTCTGGATCGGGATATGAAAAGGGTCAGCACTGTCATGGATATGACCGTTACTATGAAGATTAATACTTGGATGTAGGAAAGAGATGTTTGAAAGCCATCTTCTGGGCCAAAGCTCCAGCCACCGCTTATCTGTGAGGACATGGCGATATCTCTGGAGCCTTGGCCTAAGCGCACATAACTTTGCAGGAATATGGACATCCCTATGGCGGAAATAAGAGGGATCAGACGATTGCCGCCGCGCAGTGGACGGTAGGCGATGCGTTCAATGGCCCAACCGAAGCTACTGGACACCAACATGCTTGAAAGCAGGGCGACCAGGAATATTAATGGTAAGAACTCAACGCCTAACATGGCCATACCTGAAATAGCCATGAACGCGACGTATGTTCCTATCATGTAGACCTCGCCGT
Coding sequences within:
- the livG gene encoding high-affinity branched-chain amino acid ABC transporter ATP-binding protein LivG → MLSVRDLSMRFGGLLAVNGVSLDVNEREIISIIGPNGAGKTTVFNCISGFYKPTSGQITFKGKPVQGLPDFKISRLGMVRTFQHVRLFNRMTVIENLLVAQHRHVNTNLLSGLLKTPSYRKKEGEAMEKAAYWLKKVDLLPLANREAGNLAYGQQRRLEIARCMVTGPDLLMLDEPAAGLNPKETRDLDELIVSLKHDYNVSILLIEHDMGLVMGISDRIYVVSQGTPLANGTPDEIKTNEDVIKAYLGED
- a CDS encoding high-affinity branched-chain amino acid ABC transporter permease LivM, with translation MRKNLPFALFTAVVTLILAFPILGLKLTHEGTKLVIAGASFSTYIYISFAAITVFFTQLFRAQLVSAITVIKPKKNLFTKLMPPEEKRGLAGKVFFVALLIAAILIPFNTGRIWSDIATLALIYVILGLGLNIVVGLAGLLDLGYVAFYAVGAYSYALLSQYFGLSFWVCLPIGALLAATFGFLLGFPVLRLRGDYLAIVTLGFGEIIRILLNNLTSLTGGPNGIGGIPKPTIPMIQTNPEVAVVNLEFSRRASEGNVPYHEFFGVPYDSSLKVVVLYLIALALALATILIVRRLIRMPVGRAWEALREDEIACRSLGLNRTAIKLSAFTIGAAFAGFAGSLYGARQGHISPESFVFMESVIILAIVVLGGMGSQIGVMIAAVLVVLLQELTRGFEEYRMLAFGMIMVLMMIWCPQGLIPMKRPHLQLKQE
- the livH gene encoding high-affinity branched-chain amino acid ABC transporter permease LivH, which codes for MLEVILYFIQQLINGITIGSTYALIAIGYTMVYGIIGMINFAHGEVYMIGTYVAFMAISGMAMLGVEFLPLIFLVALLSSMLVSSSFGWAIERIAYRPLRGGNRLIPLISAIGMSIFLQSYVRLGQGSRDIAMSSQISGGWSFGPEDGFQTSLSYIQVLIFIVTVISMTVLTLFISRSRMGRACRAVAQDLKMANLLGIDTNRVIASTFVIGAALAAVAGTLLGMYYGVVNVMVGFIAGLKAFTAAVLGGIGSIPGAMLGGIILGITESMTAAYFSTEYKDVVSFALLVLILLFKPTGLLGKPEVEKI